The segment CCGCAACGGGCAGGCAAGCGCCGCCCGTGCGCAGGCCACGGAAGGAGACGACATGCCGCAAAGCGCACCGCTCTTTCCGTATTGCAACGCCGTCGCGATGGCGTTCCTCGTCGTCGTGATTGCGCTGATGGCAGCGTATCCGGACACGCGCATCGCGGTGGTCGTCGGGCCGATCTGGATCGCAATGGTCACGGGCATCTACTTCGCGACGAAGGCCCGCCGGTCCCCCGCCGCGCGTACGCGCCGTTCGCTGAGCGAGAACACAGAGTTCTGTCCCTGCCGGCTACGCAGCGCGCGGGCATTCGCCTAATCTGACTGGGCTCGCCGGCGGCCTCGCATGCATCGGGCCGCCGGCAACGGCATTCGTATCGGGCCTCTCCCGATTGCGGCGCGCCGCAATCGGGCGTCCCATTTCCACCCGTTACCCCCACCAGGAGAGAGCCATGGCAAGCGAACCGATTCGCGACCCCGCAAACGACCATCTGCTCACGCCGCAGAATTCCGCGTTCATCGTCATCGACTACCAGCCGGTTCAGGTGAATTCGATCGCGTCGATGGATCGCCAACTGCTGATCAACAACATCGTCGGCGCGTCGAAGGCCGCGATCGCGTACAAGCTGCCGATCGTGCACTCGACCGTGAACGTGAAGACGGGCCTGAACAAGCCGCCGATTCCGCAGCTGCGCGCGGTGCTCGGCGACCATCCGACCTACGACCGCACGTCGATCAACTCGTGGGAAGACGTCGAGTTCCGCAAGGCCGTCGAGGCGACCGGCCGCAAGAAACTGATCATGACCGCGCTCTGGACGGAAGCGTGCCTGACGTTCCCGGCGCTCGACGCGCTGAAGGCCGGCTACGAGGTGTACGTGGTGGCCGACGCGGTCGGCGGCACGTCGGTCGCCGCGCACGAAGCCGCGCTGCGCCGCATCGAGCAAGCCGGCGGCCAGCTGATCAGCGTCGCGCAGCTGTTCTGCGAACTGCAACGCGACTGGGCGCGCAGCGACACCGTGCCCGCGTTCATCAACCTGTTCATCGAGACGGGCGGCACGGCCGGCATCCAGTTCTCGTACGACAAGAGCTGACGCGTGCCGCGCGCCGCGCATCCGATGCGCGGCGTTCGCCCGAGGTCCGGCGCCGCGACGCGCCGGACCTCCCGTCGAGATCGCGTCCTCTCCAGTCAAGACACATCATGAACGACTACCTCCTGTTCGCAGGGCGCCTGTTCATCGCATTGATGTTTGTGCTGAGCGGCATCAACAAGCTGTTGTTTTTCAAGCACGGCCTCGAGGAAGTCGAGGCCAGGAACCTGCCGCTGCCGAAGCTCGCGCTGGCGAGCACGATCGCGGTTCAACTCGCGTGCGGCGGGGCCATCATGGCCGGATTCCATACGACCATCGCGTCGCTCCTGCTGGCCGCCTTCACGTTGGCGACGGCCGTCGTGTTTTACGACTTCTGGAATCAGCAGGGCAATCAGCGCACGTTGATGCTGACCGGCTTTCTCGAGCACATCAGCATCATCGGCGGGTTCACGCTCCTGATCGCGGCCGGTCCGGGGCGGCTGGCCATTCACCTGTAAGCGCCTGGCGGGGTCGCCATCCATCCGGCGCTTTCGACCCATCCGAATCGCATCCGAACACGCGCTCACCACCGGAGCAGAGCATGAAAGATCTCCATATCGTCGCCGTCCTGTACGCGAAGCCAGGGCAGGAGGCGCAGTTGCGCAAGGACCTGACTGCCTTGGCCGCGCCATCGCAAAACGAGGAGGGAAACCTGCGATATGAGGTGCATGTCGACAACCAGGACCCGCGCCGGTTCGTGTTCGTCGAGCATTGGGCAGATGCGGCGTTGCGGGCGAAACATCACACGCAAGGCGAACACATTCTGCGCTTTCACGCGGGCGGCGCGCAGAATATCGAGCGGGCCGAAGTCTTCGAGCTGTCCCGTATCGCCTGACAAACGGCTGAATCCCGCTTGACACGGGATTCAGCCGTTGCGAGCCGGGCCTTCAACCGTCCGGCTCACTGCTTCGTGATGGCAAACGCATAGAGCTTGTGGTTGTCGCCGGCATAAGGCAGCCCGAGCACCTTCGTGTGATAGCCGCTCCCCCAGTACACCGTGCCGTCGACGATCGCCGCGCCGGACACGACCGCGCCGCCGCTCTCGAAGCTCCACTTGATTTCGCCGGTCGCCGCATCGAGCGCATACATGTTCGCGCCGCTGCCGGCGAGCGAACCGGCATAGACCAGGCCGTTCGCCGCGGACATCGCGACGGTGTCCATCATCTGCTGCGGATCGGCCGTGCGCCACAACACCTTGCCCGTCGCCGCGTCGACCGCCGCCCAGATCCCGCCCGTGGTGGTCGTCGTGCCCTTCGGCGAATCGACGGGAATCGGCTCGTGCTTGAGGTTGCCGATCGACACGTAGACCCGCTTGCCGTCGGCGGCCGTTCCCCACAGCATGCCGCCGAGCAGGCTGCCGGGGCCGACCTGCGTATGCCAGACGACCTTGCCCGTCTTTGGCTCGAGCGCCCAATAGACGCCACTCTTCTGGCCGGCGCCGAGCAGGGTCCGCTCATGCCCGCCGATCGTCGTCTTGAACAGGTTGGGACCTGACCCAAAGTCGTAATCCGGACCATCTTCGTGGTCGTAGTTCGTCGACATGTCGGCAGGCAGCGTGCGGGTGGCCCACGCGATCTTGCCGGTCTTCAGGTTGAGCGCGACGAAGCTGTCGATGTGATTGGCCGCCGCCGTCGGCTTGCATTTCTTTTGCGTCGGATACCGGCAGACGCCGGCCGGAACGGTGAAGTTGTTGCCGGTGGTGACATACAGGAGCCCGGTCTCGCGATCGACAACCGGCGTATTGCCCCAGACCGAGCCGCCCGTATAGCCCACGGGCACCATGTACGTCTTCCAGAGCAGCTTGCCCGACGTCGCGTCGAGCGCCGCGACGCTGCCCCGGTACTTGGGAACGTCCTTGAGCGCTTCGGCCCGCGACGATACGCCTACGTAGACCACGCCATCGTCGATGACGGGCGAACTGGTGATGATGGCGGTCGGTTCGGTCTCGACCTGCGTGCGCCACAGCGGCGCCCCGTCCGCGGCCTTGATGCCCAGCACGTAGGCGCCGGTCGGATTGACGGCGATCTGCGTGCCCTGTCCGATCACCAGCGTGCCGTTCCAATACGCCGGGCTGGTGCGCGACGCGTCGTTCGGAATCCCGGTATAGTCGCTGACCTTCTTGTGCCACTTCACCTGCCCGTTCGCGGCATCGACGGCCCACAACGTGCCGCCGAAGTCGGGAACGTAGACGACCCCGTCGACCACCGTCGGCGTGGCGGCGACATTGCCGTCCGTGTCGAGCGTCCAGCGCGGCGCCAGCTTCGCGACGCTGTCCACCCCGATCGCGCGCTCGCCCGGCGCGCTGCGGGTGTTATGGACGTTCTGCCCCGCCATCGGCCAATCCCCTGCGCTTTGTGCTGCAGCATGGCCGGCGGCCACGACACCTCCCGCCAGCGCCACCGCGACGAGAATCCGCCGGCGCGGCGACGACGGCCGACAAGCGCTTTGTCTGCTGAACTCGTTTAGCATTTCCCCCTCCATGAGACGGTTGATTGCCTGGCCGGCGCCCGGCCGGCCTCCCGAAGAACAAACCCCGCCTGGCCGATTTTTCGATGGACAGCGGATGCCCCGCATCCACCCTTCACGGCGTCCACGGCGAGTTCGATGCAGAGACGAATTTCGGTAAAAGCATAGGGAGCGCCCTGTCCAATTACAAGGATCGCGAAACGATGCGCCGCGACGACGAATGCGACGCCTCTGCGCGGATCGATCGTGCTGCCTAGAAGCGGTCGATCATGCCGAACTGCACGCCGCGCACCGGCGCGCCGGGGTACGTCGGCGGCAGGCCCGTCACATTGACGCCGCGCAGCGTGAACGTCGCCTGGTTGCGATTGCGCAGCCAGCCCGCACTTGCGTAGAGCTGCAGCGTCTTCGAGAGGCTGTACTCGCACATCGCGCTGAACTGATCGGCATTGTTGCGCGCCGATGAGCGGTCGCGCACATATGCATAGCCGAGCGACGCATCGACATTCGCCATGAACGCATAGCGCAGCGAGACGGCGATGCCGTCGTCGCGATAGGCCGGCTTGCCGCCGCCCGATCCATTGAACCAGTCCGCGAACAACGTTGCCTTGCCAACGTCATACGATATGCCGCCGAGGTTCGCGCGCAGCGCGCCGCTGCCGTGCGTCTGCTGGTGCGCGTAGGCGATCCGGAACGGCCCGTACCGGTACGACACCGTCTCGAAGTTGCCGGCGAGCCCGTTGCCGTCCTTGTCGTCCGGCGCGCGCAGCGCCATCATCACGGTCGCATCGAATCCCGCGAGCGTCGGCGACAGATACGTCATCGCATTGCTCACGTACGGCGTGATCTTCGACAGGTTGTTCAGCCCGGACGCGATCGTGCCCGCGCCGAACGCGTCGATCGATCCTTTGAACGGAATATAGATCGGCGAATATTGCCGCCCCACCCGCACTTCGCCCCACGGGCCGCCCATGCCGATCCACGCCTGGCGGCTGAACAGCGTGCCCGCCGTCGACAACGTGCCGTCGGCCGTGCTGAAACCGCTCTCGAGCGCGAACAGGATGCTCGTGCCGCCGCCGATCGGCTCACGGCCCCGCAGGCCGACCCGCGATCCGCGATAGGCGCCGGAATCCATCCGCGGCACCCACCCGCCGCCCGGATTCGTGACCTCGATACTGGTGTCGAGCAGACCGTACAGCGTCACCGAACCCTGCGCCCACGCGCATGGCGCCGCAACGAGCAAGGCGCCCAGCACGCCATACGCGCGCACCGGCGATGCCCTGCCCGCTCGGGCATCGCCACGCCACCGACCGTGCCGCCCGTTGCCGATCATCGATGATCTTTTCCGTGATGTGCCTGGTGATTTACCGTGCCGCGCAGTAGGTGAAACCCTCCCTATCCCGCGTCATCTGTGGCTTGCCGCCGGGCGGATTCGAGGTCGGCGTCGAGCCGGGCGGGGTTCGGGCATCGGGGATGCGGTCATCGCGGGGTTCAGGGATTCGACGGCGGCGTCGATCCGGCCGTGCGAGGTCGCGATCGATTGCGCGCGCACCCGTTGCGCTCGGGTTTCCGGCGGCACAGCAGCAGCGCATCTATTGCTCATCGGTCTCTCCGACGATCGTTGTCGTGTCTTCCCGGCGCTTCGCGGGCAGGATGACGAGATTCCAGCCCCCAACGTCGCGCAGTATATCGACCGCGAACCACCGCCAATATCGGGTCATTCCCGCTTCCGGCATCGCATCGTGCGCCACGATGCGTTCACGATGTCTTTCGCCGGGAATGGAACGCCGTTCTCCGTCTCGCGGAGCTGATCAGAAAATCGTATGAATGCCGACGCGGGCAATCGCCTGGTTCGCGCCGGAGGATGCGCCGTCCGGGTCCATCACGCCGTTGATCTGCGCGTGCGCGCCGCTGCTTGCGCGCTGCCACACGCCGCTTGCGTACACCATCGTCCGCTTCGACAGCGAATACTGGAGTGTCGCGGTGACCTGATGCGCGTGATTGTCGTCGAGCACCGCGTTGCCCTTCATGTACATGTAGTCGGCGCCGATCCGGATCGGGCCGGTCAATTGCCAGACGCCGCCGAACTCGCTCATCCATGCCGCGCCGCCGTTGGCGGCGTTGCGCACCGTCGTGAAAAGCGCGCTCACCTTCACCTGGCCGAGCTGGTAGTGCGCGCCCGCGCCCCAGTTGCGCACGCTCGTCGCAACCGAACCCGGCTGCGCGCCATACTTCTGGTTGGTATATGCCGCGGCCGCGCCAAACGGCCCGGCCTCGTAGTCGAGACTCACGCTCACCGTGTTGCCGGCGCCGATGGACCCCGGGACGCCGCCGAACGCATAAAGCGCACCCGCCTTCAATCCGCCGACGACGGGGCTCACGTACTTGACGGAATTCGCGACGCGCTGGCTGCCCGCCATCCGGTCCCAGTCGAACGCGCCGGTCGGATTGCCGGGCAGTGCAAGCTTCTGGAACGGCCCGTTGCGCAGGTTGTAAAGCCCGCCGACATCCCCGGCGGCGTCGATGCCGCTGAAGAACAGCGTGTCGGCCATGAACTCGTACTGGTTGCCGAGCGTCAACGTGCCGAACCGGTCGTTCTGCATGCCGACGTAGGCAGTGCGCGCAAAGAGCCCGTTGCCGATGATCGCCCCGTTGCCGAACGCGAACTGGTTCACCAGCTGGAAAATCACCCGCGTTCCGCCGCCGATGTCCTCGCTGCCGCGCAAGCCGACCATGCTTGGCGTATAGATGCCGTCGTCGAATTTCGCGCTTCCATGCCCGCCTTCGTTGCTGACGTAGCTCACGCCTGCGTCGAGCAGACCGAACAACGTGACGCTGCTTTGCGCGTGCGCGCCGGGCGCGCATAGCGACGCCAGTGCGGCAACCGCACAACTCTGCCAAATGTTCATGCGTATCCTGTCGGCGTGACGAATCGTTTGACCGGGATCGTCGCTTTCCTGCGAGGGATCGATCTGCCGGTCCTGATCCCACGCTGCTGCGCGGAACTTGTCGCGCACGGTGTCACAGGACGAATCCTGTCGGCCGCGCCACTTCCGGATTTTCCTTGAGAATTGATTAGCGATACAAACAAATCGACACGCGTATCAGTCGATATTGTGACTCGCCCGCCGTTCGTCCGGTGAGAACACAATGTTCGACGCGCGCGGGCTACGCAATCCGTCGCTGATCGCATAAGCTGACAAATCGGGCCGCCGACCATCGGGATCCCGTTCCACTTCCTGCGCTGTCGTGGCGGCTTCATGAGCCTGATCGCGGCCGGCCCCGGTCGCCTCGTCCTTCATCCCTGAATCACGCGCCGCCGCGACCACGCATCGCGCGACGTCCATCCCCCGACGCCGTGCGATTGCGGCGTTCGTTCACCACCGCATCGTTCATGCCAGAGAGCAGCCGCACGCCCCCGCTGTCACGCCTTTCGTCCCGTACGGTTGCACCCACGCTCGGCTACGACCTGAACGACCTCTACTATTTCGTCCAGGTCGTCGAATACGGCGGCTTCGCGCAGGCCGGGCGCGCACTGCGGCTGCCGCGCTCGCGCCTGAGCCGCCGCATCGCGCTGCTGGAGAAACGGCTCGGCGTCATGCTGATCCGGCGCTCGACGCGGACCTTCGCCGTCACCGAGATCGGCGCGGCCTACTACGCGCGATGCAAGTCGATGCTGGAGAATGCCGACGCCGCACAGGCGCTGGTCAAGACCGCGCGCACGCACGCGTGCGGCACGATCCGCGTGTCGTGCCCGATCGCGCTGCTGCACGCGCATGTCGGCGCGATGCTCGTCGCGTTCGCCGCGCAATATCCGGACATCGACATCGAGCTCGTCGGGATGAACCGGCGAGTCGACGTCGTCCGCGAACGGCTGGACCTCGCGCTCTACGCGCGCCCGCAGCCGTGGGACAGCCCCGACCTCGTCGTCCGCGTGCTCGGCCATTCGACCCAGCTGCTCGTCGCGAGCCCCGCGCTGCTCGACCGGCTGGGGCAGCCGCGCCTGCCGGCCGACCTGCAAGCGTGGCCGAGCATGGGCTTCGGCCCGCCCGTCACCGGGCACGCGTGGACGCTCGTCGGCCCGAGCGGCACGGAGACGCTCGTACGTCATCGGCCGCGCTTCGTCACGACCGACCTGCTCACGCTGCGCCGCGCGGCGGTCGCCGGCATCGGCGTCGTCCAGCTGCCGCTGATGGTCGCGCGCGCCGCGCTCGACGACGGCAGTCTCGTCCGGGTGCTGCCGCGCTGGTCGCTGCAGCGCGACATGATCCATGCGCTGTTTCCGACCCGAAAGGGCATGCCGCATGCGATCCGGCTGCTGCTCGACTTTCTCGCGCAGCGCTTCGACGCGATCGCGGAGGGCTAGCGTCTACGCCTCATCGACCTCCGCAAAACGCTCGGCGAGGAAATCCAGCAACGACCGCACCGACGGCAGCAGCCCGCGGCGGGACGGAAACACCGCATGGATGACCCCGCTCTTCGGCGACCAGCCGGGCAACACCCGCACGAGCTCGCCGCGCCGCAACTCGTCGATCATCATCATCACGGGCAACTGAACGACGCCCGCGCCGGCGACCGCCGCCTGGCGCAGCGCGGTCATGTCGTCGGTGACGAACCGCGGCGTATGGCGGATCGTCACCTGCACGCCGTCCGGCCCGTCGAGCTGCCACGCGTGCTGCGACTGCGCCGGCCCGAAATCGAGGCTCGGCCACGCCGCGAGGTCGGCCGGCGTCTCGGCGTCGCCGTGCTGCCGCACGAGCGACGGACTCGCGACGAGACACCACGACCGCTCGCCGAGCACGCGCATCACGAGGTCGCTGTCCTTCAGCGGCGGCGGCCGCACCCGGATCGCGACGTCGATGCCTTCGCCCACCACGTCGACGACGCGATTGGTCGCCTCCAGGTGAATCGTCACGCGCGGCGTGCGGGCCAGGTACTCCGCGAGCATCGCGCCGACGCGCGCATGCAGGATCGCGACAGGGCACGTGAGCCGGACCACGCCCTGCGGCTCCGCGCGCATCTGGTCGATCGCCTGCTGCGCGGCCTCGGCCTCGACGAGCATCGCCTTGCAGTGCGTGTAGTAGCGCTGGCCGATTTCGGTGATCGAGAACTGCC is part of the Burkholderia ubonensis subsp. mesacidophila genome and harbors:
- a CDS encoding hydrolase translates to MASEPIRDPANDHLLTPQNSAFIVIDYQPVQVNSIASMDRQLLINNIVGASKAAIAYKLPIVHSTVNVKTGLNKPPIPQLRAVLGDHPTYDRTSINSWEDVEFRKAVEATGRKKLIMTALWTEACLTFPALDALKAGYEVYVVADAVGGTSVAAHEAALRRIEQAGGQLISVAQLFCELQRDWARSDTVPAFINLFIETGGTAGIQFSYDKS
- a CDS encoding DoxX family protein, which translates into the protein MNDYLLFAGRLFIALMFVLSGINKLLFFKHGLEEVEARNLPLPKLALASTIAVQLACGGAIMAGFHTTIASLLLAAFTLATAVVFYDFWNQQGNQRTLMLTGFLEHISIIGGFTLLIAAGPGRLAIHL
- a CDS encoding putative quinol monooxygenase, whose translation is MKDLHIVAVLYAKPGQEAQLRKDLTALAAPSQNEEGNLRYEVHVDNQDPRRFVFVEHWADAALRAKHHTQGEHILRFHAGGAQNIERAEVFELSRIA
- a CDS encoding outer membrane protein assembly factor BamB family protein; translated protein: MAGQNVHNTRSAPGERAIGVDSVAKLAPRWTLDTDGNVAATPTVVDGVVYVPDFGGTLWAVDAANGQVKWHKKVSDYTGIPNDASRTSPAYWNGTLVIGQGTQIAVNPTGAYVLGIKAADGAPLWRTQVETEPTAIITSSPVIDDGVVYVGVSSRAEALKDVPKYRGSVAALDATSGKLLWKTYMVPVGYTGGSVWGNTPVVDRETGLLYVTTGNNFTVPAGVCRYPTQKKCKPTAAANHIDSFVALNLKTGKIAWATRTLPADMSTNYDHEDGPDYDFGSGPNLFKTTIGGHERTLLGAGQKSGVYWALEPKTGKVVWHTQVGPGSLLGGMLWGTAADGKRVYVSIGNLKHEPIPVDSPKGTTTTTGGIWAAVDAATGKVLWRTADPQQMMDTVAMSAANGLVYAGSLAGSGANMYALDAATGEIKWSFESGGAVVSGAAIVDGTVYWGSGYHTKVLGLPYAGDNHKLYAFAITKQ
- a CDS encoding porin yields the protein MIGNGRHGRWRGDARAGRASPVRAYGVLGALLVAAPCAWAQGSVTLYGLLDTSIEVTNPGGGWVPRMDSGAYRGSRVGLRGREPIGGGTSILFALESGFSTADGTLSTAGTLFSRQAWIGMGGPWGEVRVGRQYSPIYIPFKGSIDAFGAGTIASGLNNLSKITPYVSNAMTYLSPTLAGFDATVMMALRAPDDKDGNGLAGNFETVSYRYGPFRIAYAHQQTHGSGALRANLGGISYDVGKATLFADWFNGSGGGKPAYRDDGIAVSLRYAFMANVDASLGYAYVRDRSSARNNADQFSAMCEYSLSKTLQLYASAGWLRNRNQATFTLRGVNVTGLPPTYPGAPVRGVQFGMIDRF
- a CDS encoding porin, producing MNIWQSCAVAALASLCAPGAHAQSSVTLFGLLDAGVSYVSNEGGHGSAKFDDGIYTPSMVGLRGSEDIGGGTRVIFQLVNQFAFGNGAIIGNGLFARTAYVGMQNDRFGTLTLGNQYEFMADTLFFSGIDAAGDVGGLYNLRNGPFQKLALPGNPTGAFDWDRMAGSQRVANSVKYVSPVVGGLKAGALYAFGGVPGSIGAGNTVSVSLDYEAGPFGAAAAYTNQKYGAQPGSVATSVRNWGAGAHYQLGQVKVSALFTTVRNAANGGAAWMSEFGGVWQLTGPIRIGADYMYMKGNAVLDDNHAHQVTATLQYSLSKRTMVYASGVWQRASSGAHAQINGVMDPDGASSGANQAIARVGIHTIF
- a CDS encoding LysR substrate-binding domain-containing protein; this translates as MPESSRTPPLSRLSSRTVAPTLGYDLNDLYYFVQVVEYGGFAQAGRALRLPRSRLSRRIALLEKRLGVMLIRRSTRTFAVTEIGAAYYARCKSMLENADAAQALVKTARTHACGTIRVSCPIALLHAHVGAMLVAFAAQYPDIDIELVGMNRRVDVVRERLDLALYARPQPWDSPDLVVRVLGHSTQLLVASPALLDRLGQPRLPADLQAWPSMGFGPPVTGHAWTLVGPSGTETLVRHRPRFVTTDLLTLRRAAVAGIGVVQLPLMVARAALDDGSLVRVLPRWSLQRDMIHALFPTRKGMPHAIRLLLDFLAQRFDAIAEG
- a CDS encoding LysR family transcriptional regulator, with amino-acid sequence MQDLNDLYFFVQVVEYKGFAPAGRVLGVPKSTLSRRIAALEKQLGVRLVHRSTRQFSITEIGQRYYTHCKAMLVEAEAAQQAIDQMRAEPQGVVRLTCPVAILHARVGAMLAEYLARTPRVTIHLEATNRVVDVVGEGIDVAIRVRPPPLKDSDLVMRVLGERSWCLVASPSLVRQHGDAETPADLAAWPSLDFGPAQSQHAWQLDGPDGVQVTIRHTPRFVTDDMTALRQAAVAGAGVVQLPVMMMIDELRRGELVRVLPGWSPKSGVIHAVFPSRRGLLPSVRSLLDFLAERFAEVDEA